A DNA window from Sphingomonas profundi contains the following coding sequences:
- a CDS encoding CaiB/BaiF CoA-transferase family protein — protein sequence MSEQPAETPQPPAPLAGVRVLDLAVGPLAAIGRLLAELGADVVRVEPRDGAADRRQGRIVAGVSLDHLAANRGKRSARLDLADADDRAAFDDLVADADMLIETTAPGSDAAALLDAAGLSARHPALVILSASDFGRTEGFAGWQATDPVLHALSGELSRSGIAGRPPLLPPGDLAYDCAVAQGAYVLLLAFYARLRGGTGDHLDFSVLDGASLALDPGYGIAGSATAGIPASQLPRGRPTVGAQYPIIPCADGFVRLCVLSPRQWQGMFEWMGRPEAFADPAYSRLDTRFSSPTLVPAIARLFAGRTRAELEAEGQRHGVPAAGLLDLAEAEHSPQMAARGAFRPVEIARGIFAPFPDGALELDGARAGVPQPAVQPRAPFPDPDLAAGAAPLAGLRVLDLGVIVVGAEQSRLLADYGADVVKLENADFPDGSRQTRGNVPLSITFAAGHRNKRGLSLNLRAPAGKALFLKLAAEADIVLSNFKPGTMESLGLGADMLRAINPRLIVAESSAFGASGPWSRRLGYGPLVRASAGLTQRWRYPDDAESFSDAITVYPDHAAGRIGVVGVLALLIRRWRTGAGGTVSVAQAEIMLSHMAPEVAALSLEAAGHAVAGGEPDAPWDAFPCAGDDEWCAVTVRDDADWARLCTAIDRDDLAGDPALADRAGRIAARGRIDAAVSAWTQELAPDAAMARLQAAGVPAGAMRRVSELPGSPYFRARDLLTAVRHPMVAEPLLQETRPVRSRHLPDPPQRPAPMLGEQSAEILRDWLHLPEDDIAALAQAGVIGTERPAVAAVA from the coding sequence ATGAGCGAGCAGCCTGCGGAAACGCCGCAACCGCCGGCGCCGCTCGCCGGCGTTCGCGTGCTGGATCTCGCGGTCGGGCCGCTGGCGGCGATCGGCCGGCTGCTGGCGGAGCTCGGCGCGGACGTGGTGCGGGTGGAGCCGCGCGACGGCGCGGCCGACCGGCGCCAGGGGCGGATCGTGGCCGGCGTCAGCCTCGATCATCTCGCCGCCAATCGCGGCAAGCGGAGCGCGCGGCTGGACCTGGCGGATGCGGACGATCGCGCCGCGTTCGACGATCTCGTCGCCGATGCCGACATGCTGATTGAGACGACGGCGCCGGGATCGGACGCGGCGGCGCTGCTCGATGCGGCGGGCCTCTCCGCCCGCCATCCGGCGCTGGTGATCCTTTCCGCCAGCGACTTCGGCCGTACCGAGGGGTTCGCCGGCTGGCAGGCGACCGATCCGGTGCTGCACGCGCTGAGCGGCGAACTCTCCCGATCGGGCATCGCCGGGCGGCCGCCGCTGCTGCCGCCGGGCGATCTCGCCTATGACTGCGCGGTCGCGCAAGGCGCCTATGTGCTGCTGCTGGCCTTCTACGCCCGGCTGCGCGGCGGCACCGGCGATCACCTCGATTTCTCGGTGCTGGACGGCGCGTCGCTGGCGCTCGATCCCGGCTACGGCATCGCCGGCAGCGCCACCGCCGGCATCCCCGCCAGCCAGCTGCCGCGCGGGCGGCCGACGGTGGGCGCGCAATATCCGATCATCCCGTGCGCCGACGGGTTCGTCCGGCTCTGCGTGCTCTCGCCGCGGCAGTGGCAGGGCATGTTCGAGTGGATGGGCCGGCCCGAGGCGTTCGCCGATCCCGCCTACAGCCGGCTGGATACGCGCTTCTCCTCCCCCACGCTCGTGCCCGCGATCGCCCGCCTGTTCGCCGGGCGGACGCGGGCCGAGCTGGAGGCGGAGGGGCAGCGCCACGGCGTGCCGGCGGCCGGGCTGCTTGATCTGGCCGAGGCGGAGCACAGCCCGCAAATGGCGGCGCGCGGGGCGTTCCGCCCGGTGGAGATCGCGCGCGGCATCTTCGCGCCCTTCCCTGATGGCGCGCTGGAGCTGGACGGCGCGCGCGCCGGCGTGCCGCAGCCGGCGGTGCAGCCGCGCGCGCCCTTCCCCGATCCGGACCTCGCCGCCGGCGCCGCGCCGCTCGCCGGGTTGCGGGTGCTCGATCTGGGCGTGATCGTCGTCGGTGCCGAGCAGAGCCGGCTGCTGGCCGATTACGGCGCCGACGTGGTGAAGCTGGAGAATGCCGACTTCCCCGACGGCAGCCGGCAGACGCGCGGCAACGTGCCGCTCTCGATCACCTTCGCCGCCGGGCACCGCAACAAGCGCGGCCTGTCGCTGAACCTGCGCGCGCCGGCGGGCAAGGCGCTGTTCCTGAAGCTGGCGGCGGAGGCCGACATCGTCCTCTCGAACTTCAAGCCCGGCACGATGGAGTCGCTGGGGCTGGGCGCCGACATGCTGCGCGCGATCAACCCGCGGCTGATCGTGGCGGAGAGCTCCGCCTTCGGCGCGAGCGGGCCGTGGAGCCGGCGGCTCGGTTACGGGCCGCTCGTGCGCGCCTCCGCCGGGCTCACCCAGCGCTGGCGCTACCCGGACGATGCGGAGAGCTTCTCCGACGCGATCACCGTCTATCCCGATCATGCCGCCGGGCGGATCGGCGTGGTGGGGGTGCTGGCGCTGCTGATCCGCCGGTGGCGCACCGGCGCGGGCGGCACCGTGAGCGTGGCGCAGGCGGAGATCATGCTGAGCCACATGGCGCCGGAGGTGGCGGCGCTGTCGCTGGAGGCGGCTGGCCACGCCGTTGCCGGCGGCGAGCCGGATGCGCCGTGGGATGCCTTCCCCTGCGCCGGCGACGACGAATGGTGCGCGGTCACGGTGCGCGACGATGCGGACTGGGCAAGGCTGTGCACCGCGATCGACCGCGACGACCTGGCCGGCGATCCGGCGCTGGCCGACCGCGCCGGCCGCATCGCCGCGCGCGGGCGGATCGACGCCGCCGTCTCCGCCTGGACGCAGGAACTCGCGCCCGATGCGGCGATGGCGCGGTTGCAGGCGGCGGGGGTGCCGGCGGGCGCGATGCGGCGCGTGTCCGAACTGCCCGGATCGCCCTATTTTCGCGCGCGCGACCTGCTGACGGCGGTGCGGCACCCGATGGTGGCGGAGCCGCTGTTGCAGGAGACGCGGCCCGTCCGCTCCCGCCACCTGCCCGATCCCCCGCAGCGGCCGGCGCCGATGCTGGGCGAGCAGAGCGCCGAGATCCTGCGCGACTGGCTGCATCTGCCGGAGGACGACATC
- a CDS encoding SDR family oxidoreductase — translation MTGSGRVAGKKALVTGAAQGLGAAMARMLAAHGAKVALADINRAGAAEIAAEIDAAHGAGTATALTLDVTDADAWPHAIDDAARAMDGLSVLVNNAGIATLGSIEDMPVEAWHRIMAVNVDSVFLGSKAALKVMRDHQPGSIINISSIAGIVASHAFVGYNTSKAAVWMLTKSIALHCAREKLAIRCNSVHPSFVDTPLIEGLARGTAEERNAKLARQIPLGMIAAPDDVAYAVLYLASDESRMMTASELKLDGGLSAM, via the coding sequence ATGACAGGATCGGGCAGGGTCGCCGGCAAGAAGGCGCTCGTCACGGGCGCGGCGCAGGGGCTGGGCGCGGCGATGGCGCGCATGCTGGCCGCGCACGGCGCCAAGGTGGCGCTGGCCGACATCAACCGCGCGGGCGCCGCAGAGATCGCCGCCGAGATCGACGCCGCGCACGGCGCCGGCACCGCCACCGCTTTGACCCTGGACGTCACCGATGCCGATGCGTGGCCGCACGCGATCGACGACGCCGCGCGGGCGATGGACGGGCTCTCGGTGCTCGTCAACAATGCCGGCATCGCCACGCTCGGCTCGATCGAGGACATGCCGGTCGAGGCATGGCACCGCATCATGGCGGTGAACGTGGACAGCGTGTTCCTGGGCAGCAAGGCGGCGCTGAAGGTGATGCGCGATCACCAACCCGGATCGATCATCAACATCTCGTCGATCGCGGGCATCGTCGCCAGCCACGCCTTTGTCGGCTACAACACCTCAAAGGCGGCGGTGTGGATGCTGACGAAATCGATCGCGCTGCACTGCGCGCGGGAGAAGCTGGCGATCCGCTGCAATTCCGTCCACCCGAGCTTCGTCGATACCCCGCTGATCGAGGGGCTGGCGCGCGGCACGGCGGAGGAGCGCAATGCCAAGCTCGCCCGCCAGATCCCGCTCGGCATGATCGCCGCGCCGGACGACGTCGCCTACGCCGTCCTGTACCTGGCCTCGGACGAGAGCCGGATGATGACCGCGTCGGAACTGAAGCTGGATGGCGGCCTCTCCGCGATGTGA
- a CDS encoding type II toxin-antitoxin system Phd/YefM family antitoxin, translating to MDVSVTAAKAQLTDLVRRAEAGEDVVLTRHGQPAVRLVPVAAKVDPERRAALMRQLAREGGAKALPGPCAARSQDFLYGDDGLPA from the coding sequence ATGGACGTCTCCGTCACCGCCGCCAAGGCGCAGCTTACCGATCTGGTCCGCCGAGCGGAGGCAGGGGAGGATGTGGTGCTGACCCGGCATGGTCAGCCGGCAGTGCGCCTCGTACCCGTCGCCGCCAAGGTTGATCCGGAACGGCGCGCGGCGCTGATGCGACAACTGGCCCGCGAGGGTGGCGCGAAGGCGTTGCCCGGGCCGTGCGCGGCGAGAAGCCAAGACTTTCTCTATGGCGACGACGGTCTGCCTGCGTGA
- a CDS encoding type II toxin-antitoxin system VapC family toxin has translation MKAIDTSALLTIALDEPRASDCIEAIKAETHWIISAGTVAEALIVARRRDVGDIVEGVIGAGGVEIVPVTAASARLAADAYDRWGKGVHPAALNLGDCFAYALARERACPLLYIGDHFTRTDIVPALSAG, from the coding sequence GTGAAGGCGATCGACACGTCGGCCCTGCTTACGATCGCACTCGACGAGCCAAGGGCATCCGATTGTATCGAGGCCATCAAGGCGGAAACGCACTGGATCATATCCGCCGGCACGGTGGCCGAAGCACTGATCGTGGCGCGGAGACGGGATGTCGGCGACATCGTTGAGGGGGTGATAGGCGCCGGGGGCGTCGAGATCGTTCCCGTCACCGCCGCCTCCGCCCGTCTTGCCGCGGACGCCTATGATCGCTGGGGCAAGGGCGTTCACCCCGCTGCGCTCAACCTCGGCGACTGCTTCGCCTACGCGCTGGCCAGGGAGCGCGCGTGCCCGCTGCTCTATATCGGCGACCATTTCACCCGGACCGATATCGTACCCGCGCTGTCGGCCGGCTGA
- a CDS encoding phosphotransferase: MVARQEGEARFPRGEARLSFDTESQTGTTAVRDQHRFDEAALAGWMERNVAGYAGPLTVEQFKGGQSNPTYKLRTPGHDYVLRRKPPGQLLKGAHAVDREARVLRGVEQGGLPVAHVHGLCTDDEVIGTWFFVMDMVEGRIMWDATFPDVSRDERPAYFDAMNATIAHLHGIDYQAVGLGDYGRTGNYIERQIGTWSKQYVADDEAGRDPYMDRLVEWLPANVPPGDETSIVHGDFRADNMIFHPTEPRVLAVLDWELSTLGHPLADFAYHAMMYRMPPLVVPGLAGADLTALNIPSEEAYLAAYCRRTGRDSVPGYDFYMAFNFFRFAAIIHGIKGRYLRGTAANAEAKLRADAFPALARLAWEQAERAGAR, encoded by the coding sequence ATGGTCGCTCGCCAAGAAGGTGAAGCGCGATTTCCTCGCGGAGAAGCCCGCTTGAGCTTCGATACCGAGAGCCAGACCGGCACCACCGCCGTGCGCGACCAGCACCGCTTCGACGAGGCGGCGCTGGCGGGGTGGATGGAGCGGAACGTCGCCGGCTATGCCGGGCCGCTGACGGTGGAGCAGTTCAAGGGCGGGCAATCGAACCCCACCTACAAGCTGCGCACGCCGGGCCACGATTATGTGCTGCGGCGCAAGCCGCCGGGCCAGCTGCTGAAGGGCGCCCATGCGGTGGACCGCGAGGCCAGGGTGCTGCGCGGCGTGGAGCAGGGCGGCCTGCCCGTCGCCCACGTCCACGGCCTGTGCACCGACGACGAGGTGATCGGCACCTGGTTCTTCGTCATGGACATGGTGGAGGGCCGCATCATGTGGGACGCGACCTTCCCCGACGTGAGCCGGGACGAGCGACCGGCCTATTTCGACGCGATGAACGCCACGATCGCCCACCTGCACGGCATCGACTATCAGGCGGTCGGCCTCGGCGACTACGGCCGCACGGGCAATTATATCGAGCGCCAGATCGGCACCTGGTCCAAGCAGTATGTGGCCGACGACGAGGCCGGGCGCGATCCGTACATGGATCGGCTGGTCGAGTGGCTGCCGGCGAACGTGCCGCCGGGCGACGAGACGAGCATCGTCCACGGCGATTTCCGCGCCGACAACATGATCTTCCACCCCACCGAGCCGCGCGTGCTGGCGGTGCTGGACTGGGAGCTCTCCACCCTCGGCCATCCGCTGGCCGACTTCGCCTATCATGCGATGATGTACCGGATGCCGCCGCTGGTGGTGCCGGGCCTCGCCGGGGCCGATCTTACGGCGCTGAACATCCCGAGCGAGGAGGCGTATCTGGCCGCCTACTGCCGGCGGACGGGCCGCGACTCCGTGCCCGGCTACGATTTCTACATGGCGTTCAACTTCTTCCGCTTCGCCGCGATCATCCACGGCATCAAGGGCCGCTACCTGCGCGGCACCGCCGCCAATGCCGAGGCCAAGCTGCGCGCCGATGCCTTCCCGGCGCTCGCCCGGCTGGCCTGGGAGCAGGCCGAGCGGGCGGGGGCGCGCTGA
- a CDS encoding acyl-CoA dehydrogenase family protein, producing the protein MSGADAGVGPEKTAEIAAKVEKFVREVVFPYEKDPRRNSHGPSEEMVQELKELARAAGVLTPHILPDGSHLSQRETATVLKKSGLSILGPSAVNTTAPDEGNMYLIGKVGSPELKERFLKPLVEGRARSAFFMTEPADEEGAGSDPSMMKTTCRLDGNHWVINGRKKFITGYEGAKVGIVMAKSEDGACMFLVDLPDPAIRLVRLLDTIDDGMTGGHAELDLVDLRVPADQMLGQSGEGFKYAQIRLSPARLSHCMRWHGVATRAHEEATAYACRRKAFGKLLVDHEGVGFMLAENLIDLKQAELMIDWCADVLDTGALGTTESSMAKVAVSEALSRVADRCVQVMGGTGVTRDTPVEAFYREIRAFRIYDGPTEVHKWSLAKKVKRDFLAEKPA; encoded by the coding sequence ATGAGCGGCGCGGACGCCGGGGTCGGCCCCGAGAAGACTGCGGAGATCGCCGCCAAGGTGGAGAAGTTCGTCCGCGAGGTGGTGTTCCCGTACGAGAAGGATCCGCGTCGCAACTCCCACGGCCCCAGCGAGGAGATGGTGCAGGAGCTGAAGGAGCTGGCCCGCGCGGCCGGTGTACTGACGCCGCACATCCTTCCCGACGGCAGCCACCTGAGCCAGCGCGAGACGGCGACGGTGCTGAAGAAGTCCGGCCTGTCGATCCTTGGCCCCAGCGCCGTGAACACCACGGCGCCCGACGAGGGCAACATGTACCTGATCGGCAAGGTGGGCAGCCCCGAGCTGAAGGAGCGCTTCCTGAAGCCGCTGGTGGAGGGCCGCGCCCGCTCCGCCTTCTTCATGACCGAGCCGGCCGACGAGGAGGGCGCCGGTTCCGACCCCTCGATGATGAAGACGACGTGCCGGCTGGACGGCAACCACTGGGTGATCAACGGCCGCAAGAAGTTCATCACCGGCTACGAGGGCGCCAAGGTCGGCATCGTCATGGCGAAGTCGGAGGACGGGGCGTGCATGTTCCTCGTCGACCTGCCCGATCCGGCGATCCGGCTCGTCCGCCTGCTCGACACGATCGACGACGGGATGACCGGCGGCCACGCCGAGCTGGACCTGGTCGACCTGCGCGTGCCGGCCGACCAGATGCTCGGCCAGTCGGGCGAGGGCTTCAAATATGCCCAGATCCGCCTCTCCCCCGCGCGCCTTTCCCACTGCATGCGCTGGCACGGCGTGGCGACGCGGGCGCACGAGGAGGCCACCGCTTATGCCTGCCGCCGCAAGGCGTTCGGCAAGCTGCTGGTGGATCATGAGGGCGTCGGCTTCATGCTCGCCGAGAATCTGATCGACCTGAAGCAGGCCGAGCTGATGATCGACTGGTGCGCCGACGTGCTCGACACGGGCGCGCTCGGCACGACCGAGAGCTCGATGGCGAAGGTGGCGGTGTCCGAGGCGCTCTCCCGCGTGGCGGATCGCTGCGTGCAGGTTATGGGCGGCACCGGCGTGACGCGCGACACGCCGGTGGAGGCCTTCTACCGCGAGATCCGCGCCTTCCGCATCTATGACGGGCCGACCGAGGTGCACAAATGGTCGCTCGCCAAGAAGGTGAAGCGCGATTTCCTCGCGGAGAAGCCCGCTTGA
- a CDS encoding SDR family NAD(P)-dependent oxidoreductase: MDLQGVGAIVTGGASGLGAATAEMLARGGAKVTIFDLNVDQGNAKAAELGGHFVRVDVADEANVQSAIEEAEARHGVARVLVNCAGIATAEKIIDRDGKPLPLDRFARVVAINLTGTFNVLSKMAARLHGAEPIGPDGERGVIINTASVAAYEGQVGQPAYGASKGGVMALTLPAARELARWNIRVVTIAPGIFWTPMMAGLPQDAQDSLGRQIPFPSRLGRPEEYAMLAESIIANPMLNGETIRLDGAIRMAPR; encoded by the coding sequence ATGGATCTTCAGGGGGTAGGCGCGATCGTGACCGGCGGGGCTTCCGGCCTCGGCGCGGCCACGGCCGAGATGCTGGCGCGCGGCGGCGCGAAGGTGACGATCTTCGATCTCAACGTCGATCAGGGCAACGCCAAGGCGGCCGAGCTGGGCGGGCACTTCGTCCGCGTCGACGTGGCCGACGAGGCGAACGTGCAGTCGGCGATCGAGGAGGCGGAGGCCCGCCACGGCGTCGCGCGGGTGCTGGTGAACTGCGCCGGCATCGCCACCGCCGAGAAGATCATCGATCGCGACGGCAAGCCGCTGCCGCTCGATCGCTTCGCCAGGGTGGTGGCGATCAACCTCACCGGCACGTTCAACGTCCTCTCCAAGATGGCGGCGCGGCTGCACGGCGCCGAGCCGATCGGGCCGGACGGGGAGCGCGGCGTCATCATCAACACCGCCTCAGTCGCGGCCTATGAGGGGCAGGTGGGCCAGCCCGCCTACGGCGCCTCCAAGGGCGGCGTGATGGCGCTGACGTTGCCGGCCGCACGCGAGCTGGCCCGCTGGAACATCCGGGTGGTGACGATCGCCCCCGGCATCTTCTGGACGCCGATGATGGCGGGCCTGCCGCAGGACGCGCAGGACTCGCTCGGCCGCCAGATCCCCTTCCCGAGCCGTCTCGGGCGACCGGAGGAATATGCCATGCTCGCCGAATCGATCATCGCCAATCCCATGCTGAACGGCGAGACGATCCGCCTGGACGGCGCGATCCGGATGGCGCCGCGATGA
- a CDS encoding acetyl-CoA C-acyltransferase produces MSTADPVIISSFARTPMGGFQGALAGATATELGATAVKAAVERSGVSPDAIDRIYMGCVLPAGLGQAPARQAALKAGLPTSVEATTVNKMCGSGMQAAIMAHEALAAGTADVIVAGGMESMTNAPFLMQKHRAGARIGHDMIYDSMMLDGLEDAYTPGKPMGAFAEDAVRDYQFTRAAQDAYAVESLARANAAIEGGAFASEVVPVTVAGRRGETVVTTDEQPGNARPEKIPGLKPAFAKDGTITAANASSISDGAAALVMTRASVAEANGMTQEARIVATAAHAHAPADFTTAPVPAIRKVLDKAGWSVADVDLFEVNEAFAAVTMIAMRDLAIPHEKINVNGGATALGHPIGASGARIIATLVAALKNRGLKRGVAALCIGGGEATAIAVELV; encoded by the coding sequence ATGTCCACCGCCGATCCCGTCATCATCTCCTCGTTCGCGCGCACGCCGATGGGCGGCTTCCAGGGCGCGCTCGCCGGCGCCACCGCGACCGAGCTCGGCGCGACGGCGGTGAAGGCGGCGGTCGAGCGATCGGGCGTGTCGCCGGACGCGATCGACCGTATCTACATGGGCTGCGTGCTGCCGGCCGGGCTCGGCCAGGCGCCGGCGCGGCAGGCGGCGCTGAAGGCGGGGCTGCCCACCTCGGTGGAGGCGACCACGGTCAACAAGATGTGCGGATCGGGCATGCAGGCGGCGATCATGGCGCACGAGGCGCTGGCCGCCGGCACCGCCGACGTGATCGTGGCGGGCGGCATGGAGAGCATGACGAACGCGCCCTTCCTGATGCAGAAGCACCGCGCCGGCGCGCGTATCGGCCATGACATGATCTACGATTCGATGATGCTGGACGGGCTGGAGGACGCCTATACGCCGGGCAAGCCGATGGGCGCCTTCGCCGAGGATGCGGTGCGCGACTATCAGTTCACCCGTGCCGCGCAGGACGCCTATGCGGTGGAGAGCCTCGCCCGCGCCAATGCGGCGATCGAGGGCGGCGCCTTCGCCAGCGAGGTGGTGCCCGTCACCGTGGCCGGCCGGCGCGGCGAGACGGTGGTGACGACCGACGAGCAGCCCGGCAACGCCCGGCCGGAGAAGATCCCCGGCCTGAAGCCCGCCTTCGCCAAGGACGGCACGATCACCGCGGCCAACGCCTCCTCCATCTCCGACGGGGCGGCGGCGCTGGTGATGACGCGGGCGAGCGTGGCCGAGGCCAACGGCATGACGCAGGAGGCGCGCATCGTGGCGACCGCCGCGCACGCGCACGCGCCCGCCGACTTCACCACCGCGCCCGTGCCGGCGATCCGCAAGGTGCTGGACAAGGCGGGGTGGAGCGTGGCCGACGTCGACCTGTTCGAGGTGAACGAGGCCTTTGCGGCCGTGACGATGATCGCGATGCGCGATCTCGCCATCCCTCACGAAAAGATCAATGTGAACGGCGGCGCGACGGCTCTAGGGCATCCGATCGGGGCATCGGGCGCGCGGATCATCGCGACTCTGGTTGCGGCGCTGAAGAATCGCGGGCTTAAGCGTGGCGTCGCCGCGCTCTGCATCGGCGGCGGCGAGGCGACGGCGATCGCGGTGGAACTGGTCTGA
- a CDS encoding TetR/AcrR family transcriptional regulator — MNEPPPASPFRTPQERAEERARKREVLLVAAVRMFNERGFHATSLDDVAASVGVTKPVIYHYLGNKDQVLFECVRIGLAQLTAATHAAREQPGTGLDRLRQFLRRYAEANMADFSRCVIRTGDEALSPESAAQFRALKSELDRAMRAMLAEAAADGSARVDDIWLTAFTFAGALNWPARWHRPDGRLSPAQIAERMVDLLVEGIAA; from the coding sequence ATGAACGAGCCGCCCCCCGCCTCCCCGTTCCGCACGCCGCAGGAGCGCGCGGAGGAGCGGGCCCGCAAGCGCGAGGTGCTGCTGGTGGCGGCGGTGCGGATGTTCAACGAACGCGGCTTCCACGCGACCTCGCTCGACGATGTCGCGGCCAGCGTGGGCGTGACCAAGCCGGTGATCTACCATTATCTCGGCAACAAGGATCAGGTGCTGTTCGAATGCGTCCGCATCGGCCTGGCGCAGCTGACGGCGGCGACCCACGCGGCGCGCGAGCAGCCCGGCACCGGGCTCGATCGGCTCAGGCAGTTCCTCCGCCGCTATGCCGAGGCGAACATGGCCGATTTCAGCCGCTGCGTGATCCGCACCGGCGACGAGGCGCTCTCGCCGGAGAGCGCCGCGCAGTTCCGCGCGCTGAAGTCGGAGCTCGATCGCGCGATGCGGGCCATGCTGGCGGAGGCGGCGGCAGACGGATCGGCGCGGGTGGACGACATCTGGCTGACCGCCTTCACCTTCGCCGGCGCGCTCAACTGGCCCGCCCGCTGGCACCGGCCGGACGGCAGGCTGAGCCCCGCCCAGATCGCCGAACGCATGGTGGACCTGCTGGTGGAAGGCATCGCGGCGTAG